DNA from Roseimicrobium sp. ORNL1:
CCGACACGCGCAGCGTGGATTCCTCCTCGCAACGCTGGACCTACGGCCTGGGTATTGGCGCCACGTGGGAGGCGGATGTGTGGGGGCGCATTCGCGCGGGAAAGGCAGCGGCGAAGTCCGACAGCCTGGCCCTGGAAGCGACCTATGAATTCGCGCGGCAATCTCTCGCGGCGCAGGTGGCTCGTGCGTACTTCTCCGCCATCGAGGCCTCGCAGCAGGCCGCGAATGCGCGGGAGACGCTCAAGCTCTATGAGGACTATCTCAAGCTCACGGACGTGCGCAAGAATCAAGGCTTCTCCAGCGACTATGAGCTGGCCCAGGTGAAGTCCCGCACGGCTGGCGCAAAAGACACCCTTTACGCTGCAGAAGCAGCCCACGCGAAGGCCATCCGCGCCATCGAGGTGGTGACCAGCTACTATCCCGCCGGTAAGGCGAAGATGCGCTCGACTTTCCCGAAGCCCTCCCGGTCGGTACCAACAGGCTTGCCCATGGAATTGTTGGAGCGGCGTCCTGACCTCATCGCGGCCGAGCGTCATTTCGCGGCCGCGTTCCACCGGGTGCATGAAGCGAAGGCTGCGAGATTGCCACGCCTTGCTGTTAGCGCCGTCGGTGGCGCCGCCAGTGCGGATCTGGATGGCGTGGGTGTGCTGGACGCGGTGAACTGGAGTCTCGCTGCAGGCGTGGTGCAGCCCATCTTCTTCGGTGGTGAACTGAAGGCTGCGCAGGACCTGCGCACCTCAGAGCAGCGCGCCGCAGCTCACGATTATACGGCCACGGCGTTGCGTGCCTTTGAGGATGTGGAAGACGCACTCGACAGCGAGTACCACCTGAGCCGGCGCCAAGGCGCGCTGGAGGACATGGTTTCCGCCAGTGGTGACTCCATCACCTACGGCAGGAAACAACTCGACGAGGGGCACTCGGACATGTTCACCATCCTGCGTCTTGTTGGAGAAAACCTCGCTGCGAAAATCGAACTCACCAAGATCCGTGCCGCACGCCTGCGCGAGCGCGTGAATCTGCACCTTGCTCTGGGTGGGGGATTCAGCACCACCAGCAAGTAGCTCGCAGTTCTGCCATATTCATCACTTCAGCCATCTTGTTTGCTCCACCTCTGAGAAGGGGCAGGTCTTCTTTTCCCAAGACACCATGAAACTGAATCCAAAATCAAGGCAGCAGACGTGGTTCTTGCTGTGGTGCGCGCTTCTTGGCCTGTATCCCGCCTATGTCCGCGTCACGGACAGGCGTGGGAATCGACGTAGCCGCCGCAGTCACCGGTACTAGCCTTTTCGTCATCGCAACCTGAACCCAACCACCGCCCATGAAACTCAAAGATATCATCAAGGCTTCGCGGAAGATTTCTGAGCCCTATTGCATCACGGACGGTGGCAAGTTCCGGTTGAAGGACATCGATCCCGATGACACGGCCCACTTCACCTCGGAAAACAAGCCCCAGGCGAAAGAGGCGCTGCAGACGGGGATATCCGCCCTGTGCGAGTTGCAGGACATGCTCTACGCGCAGGATCGCTGGGGCGTGCTCCTCATTTTCCAGGCCATGGATGCCGCAGGCAAGGACGGCGCGATCAAGCACGTGATGAGCGGCATCAATCCCCAGGGGTGCCAGGTCGCTTCTTTCAAGGCTCCGTCGTCGGAAGACCTCGATCACGACTACCTCTGGCGCTGCCAGAAGCACCTGCCGGAGCGGGGGCGTATCGGCATTTTTAACCGCAGCTACTACGAGGAGACACTGGTTGTGCGGGTGCATCCGGAGATTCTGGGCAAGCAGAAGGTGCCGGCAAAACTCATCGGCAAGGAAGTGTGGGACAACCGCTTCAAGGACATCCGTGGCTTCGAGCGCTATCTCACCAACAACGGCATCATCGTGCGGAAGTTCTTCCTGAACGTTTCGCGTGGTGAGCAGAAGAAACGCTTCCTGGAACGCATCGACAATCCGGACAAGAACTGGAAGTTCTCCGCCACGGATGCAGCCGAGCGGAAGTACTGGAAGGACTACATGCACGCGTATGAGGAGACCATCCGCGAGACCGCAACCAAGGAATCTCCGTGGTATGTGGTGCCTGCGGACAATAAGTGGTTCACGCGCGTCGTCGTTGCTGCAGCCCTCATTGACGCGCTCGCTTCGCTGGACCTGCACTATCCTGAGGTGGGCAAGGACAAGCTGAAAGAACTCGCGGCGACGAAGAAGGAACTGCTCGCGGAGAAGTGACGGCCGCGACGTAGGGCATAACTCGCCGGGAACTGTTCATGCCATGAATGCCGCACCGACTGCGTCTGTGATCCCGGCTCTGCGCTGGATGCGGGAATACCGGCGCGAGTGGCTGAAGCAGGATGTGCTCGCGGGTATCACCCTCGCAGCCTACCTGCTGCCAGCGGGCATTGGCGATGCTTCCCTGGCGAATCTCCCTCCGGAAGCCGGTCTGTACGCGTGCTTGTTCTCGGGACTGGTGTTCTGGTTGTTTTGCAGTTCCAGGCACACTGCCATCACGGTGACCTCGGCCATCTCGCTGCTGGTGGGCGCGTCTCTGGGGCCGATTGCAGGCGGTGATGTTTCACGATTCTCCGCACTGGCGGCATGCACGGCATTGATCGTGGCGACATTGGCGTTCCTTGGGTGGCTATTGAAAGCAGGCGCCTTTGTGCATTTTATCTCGGATCCGGTGATGATTGGGTTCAAGGCGGGGCTGTCGCTCTTCCTGGCATCCACGCAGTTGCCAAAGCTCTTCGGCTTCAAAGGCAGCCATGGTGATTTTTGGGAGCGTGCCGGTCACTTCTTCTCCCATCTCGGAGAGACGAACATGGCCGCGCTCACCATCGGCCTGCTTGCACTCGCGGCGATGGTGCTGGGGAAGATCTATCTCAAGCACAAGCCGGTGGCCCTCTTCGTCGTGATTGCCGGAATCATCGCCGCTTCGTTCTTCGGCCTGGAAGCCCGTGGCGTGAAGATGCTGGGCACCGTGCCGCAGGGATTGCCCATGCCGGGCTTGCCGCATGTTTCGTGGGACGAGGTGAACCAGTTGCTCCCTCTGGCCATGGCGTGCTTCATGATTGGGGCTGTGGAGACCGCTGCCATCGGTCGCATGTTTTGTGCGAAGCATGGCGGCCGCTTCGATGGCAACCAGGAGCTGCTCTCGCTGGCAGCGGCGAACCTTGCCGTGGGGTTGGGGCGTTCCTTTCCCGTCAGCGGTGGGATGTCGCAGTCACTGGTGAATGAGAGTGCCGGAGCGAAGACGCCGCTCTCGGGATTCATCGCGGCGCTCATCATTCTTGTCATCACGCTCTTCCTTTCGGGGTTGCTGCATGATCTCCCACAGCCGGTGCTCGCGGCGATTGTGCTCTTCGCTGTGGCGGGTCTCTTCAAGGTGGAGGCGCTGAAGCGGCTCTGGAAATACTACCGCGCCGAGTTTGTGGTGGCCCTTGCGGCAATGCTTGGTGTCTTGGGTTCCGGATTGCTGCGCGGTGTCATGATTGGTGCGGTGATTTCGCTCATTCAACTGCTCCGCCGCGCCTCACATCCGCACGTCGCCTTCCTCGGACGCATCCCCGGCACGCAAAGGTACTCCGATCTCGCCCGGCACAGCGGCAATGAAATCGTGGAAGGTGCCCTCATCTGCAGGCCGGAGTCAGCCCTGTACTATTTCAATATTGATCATGTACGTGACATGATCGTGAACAAGGCTCGAAGTCTGAGTCCCGCTCCGCGGCTCGTGCTGCTGGATCTCTCCGCGGCGCCCTATGTGGATCTCCAGGCGGCGCAGACTTTGATTTCCCTGCACAGCGAATTGGTGTCGCTGGGCTGTCAGTTCCAGATCGTGGAAGCTCGCGCGCCGGTCCGCGAGACGCTGCGTTTGGAAGGATTGGAGGAGAAGGTCGGGACAATCAACCGCTTCACTTCCGTGTCAGACGCCGTCGAGAAGTTTCTCTCAGTACCCATTTCACACACAGGAACAAAACCAACCACCAACTAATCCCTAGTAACATGGCCACTCTTACCAACGATTACCAGAACTGCGAACTGCTCAACCTCAAGTACGGCTCCGGCGGCCGCGGACCCTTCATCATCAGGCAGGAGGGGACACCTCCTGGCAGCGTGACCTTCCAACCAGAGCGTTTCCTCTTGAGGAAGGATGGCACCTGGGTGATCAACCTCGCTGTCTTCCCCTTGTCGGAAAAGGACAAGGAACAATTTCTTTTTGAAAGCTCGGCGGAAGCCATGCAACTCCTCGCGGAGCTGAGAGGCGAGCCGACGGTGGAAGCCTCGCTGCCTTCGGGCACCTCGGTGGAGCAATTGAAGGCATCAGCGCAATCGACCATCTCCGGCCTCTGGGCGCGCATGCAAAATGCAAAACGTGAGGACTGATGCGCCTTCGGGCGTCATTGCGTCCGCCTAAACTTTTGCTTTTGAAGCTGGCTTTTGACAGCCGGATTGCTAATCCATGTCTGGATGCGACGGCTCGTCAGCCTTCTGAAGGACACGGCGCTTCTGCATGTGTATGCAGCAGCAGCGCTGGTGGGTGAGTCGTCCCATGCCCAGGAGGTGGCGTCGTCGCCTCCGGCCACGGTTCAGGCTCCCAGCGAGTGGGTGTCCCGCAACTGGCAGACGGATGACGGCCTTCCCCAGAATACCATCAATGCCCTGTGGCAAACTCGGGATGGATTCCTTTGGGTGGGAACCAACGGTGGTCTCGCGCGGTTCGACGGGCTGCACTTCCGGAACTTTGGATTGCAGGATGGGCTTCGAGCGGTGCTGATCACTTCAATCGCGGAGACCACGGATGGCGGGCTGTGGGTGGGTACCTCAGGCGGCGGCGTGAGCCGCTGGGAGAAGGGCCGCTTTGTCACCTATGGCAAGGGTGAAGGATTTCCTGAAACGTCGGACGTGCTCTGCATGGCGCCTGACAAGGATGGCTCCCTGTGGCTTGGGACGACCCAAGGGTTGGTGCATTGGAGTGAAGGGAAGTTTGTCCGAATCGGTGATGCCTACGGTCTCCCGGAGAAGCAAGT
Protein-coding regions in this window:
- a CDS encoding efflux transporter outer membrane subunit; translated protein: MQLKAVFSYALPCLAFTGCALKQPPTGGDIMTEYARSQVPGSFSASHTNGRVAPDWIRSFNDPELTRIVEDALIRNPDLKAAAERVEASRAAVRIAAAALYPRVGLKGLGERQGMELSGDLGKGIDPASLGSFGLDLTGGSTDTRSVDSSSQRWTYGLGIGATWEADVWGRIRAGKAAAKSDSLALEATYEFARQSLAAQVARAYFSAIEASQQAANARETLKLYEDYLKLTDVRKNQGFSSDYELAQVKSRTAGAKDTLYAAEAAHAKAIRAIEVVTSYYPAGKAKMRSTFPKPSRSVPTGLPMELLERRPDLIAAERHFAAAFHRVHEAKAARLPRLAVSAVGGAASADLDGVGVLDAVNWSLAAGVVQPIFFGGELKAAQDLRTSEQRAAAHDYTATALRAFEDVEDALDSEYHLSRRQGALEDMVSASGDSITYGRKQLDEGHSDMFTILRLVGENLAAKIELTKIRAARLRERVNLHLALGGGFSTTSK
- a CDS encoding polyphosphate kinase 2 family protein, with translation MKLKDIIKASRKISEPYCITDGGKFRLKDIDPDDTAHFTSENKPQAKEALQTGISALCELQDMLYAQDRWGVLLIFQAMDAAGKDGAIKHVMSGINPQGCQVASFKAPSSEDLDHDYLWRCQKHLPERGRIGIFNRSYYEETLVVRVHPEILGKQKVPAKLIGKEVWDNRFKDIRGFERYLTNNGIIVRKFFLNVSRGEQKKRFLERIDNPDKNWKFSATDAAERKYWKDYMHAYEETIRETATKESPWYVVPADNKWFTRVVVAAALIDALASLDLHYPEVGKDKLKELAATKKELLAEK
- a CDS encoding SulP family inorganic anion transporter gives rise to the protein MNAAPTASVIPALRWMREYRREWLKQDVLAGITLAAYLLPAGIGDASLANLPPEAGLYACLFSGLVFWLFCSSRHTAITVTSAISLLVGASLGPIAGGDVSRFSALAACTALIVATLAFLGWLLKAGAFVHFISDPVMIGFKAGLSLFLASTQLPKLFGFKGSHGDFWERAGHFFSHLGETNMAALTIGLLALAAMVLGKIYLKHKPVALFVVIAGIIAASFFGLEARGVKMLGTVPQGLPMPGLPHVSWDEVNQLLPLAMACFMIGAVETAAIGRMFCAKHGGRFDGNQELLSLAAANLAVGLGRSFPVSGGMSQSLVNESAGAKTPLSGFIAALIILVITLFLSGLLHDLPQPVLAAIVLFAVAGLFKVEALKRLWKYYRAEFVVALAAMLGVLGSGLLRGVMIGAVISLIQLLRRASHPHVAFLGRIPGTQRYSDLARHSGNEIVEGALICRPESALYYFNIDHVRDMIVNKARSLSPAPRLVLLDLSAAPYVDLQAAQTLISLHSELVSLGCQFQIVEARAPVRETLRLEGLEEKVGTINRFTSVSDAVEKFLSVPISHTGTKPTTN